CGCGGCTGCTTTTGTCTTTGTGCGCGTTAACGTTGACTTGCGGCAACTCGGCAGATGTCATGCCTTCTGCGTAGCATGATGCGGAAAGCAGAGATAGCAGGATGATGTTGAGATTAAAAAGACGATGCGTATTTAGCTTAAACGGAGTAGTCATAAAGTTTATCCAATATAATTAATAAGGATTAGTACGATATGATATAGTAAATTCATTATGATGGAAATAAAGATGCCGTCTGAAACCTTTCAGACGGCATCTTTATTGATTCTTATCAAAAGTTTTATTGTTTGGCTGCCTCGATTTGGATGTCGATGCGGACGCTTTTGGTCATACCAACGTTAACGAGGTAGTCCACGCCCCATTGGGTGCGGTCGATGGTGGTGCTGAAGTCGCCGCCGCAAACTTCGGTTTTCAACATCGGGCTTTGGTAGCAGTTGAATTTTTCGGCTTTGAGTTTGACGGGGGCGGTTTTGCCGTGCATGGTCAGGTTGCCGTCAACGGAAACAAGTTTTTTGCCGTTGAAGTTGAATTTGGTGGAAACGAAGCGGATGTTCGGATATTGGGCGGCATCGAAGATGTCGGCGGATTTCAGGTGGTCGGTAAAGTGTTGCGAACCGCTTTGCAGGTTGGCAACGGGAATGGTGATGTCGATTTTGCCATCGCGTTTTGCTTGGTCGAACTCAACGGAACCGGTTAGACCGTAAAAACCGCCGACGTTGGTGCTGGTATTGAAATGGTCGATGGCGAAACGGGCGTTGGCGTGATATTCGTCCACTTTGTAGGTGGCGGCGGAGGTAGTGCCGATGGCGGCTGCTGCGAGCGCGGCGATGATGATTTTTTTCATGATGATAATCCTTTGTGTGGGCCGGTAAAGGCGTTTATCCTAACATAGGCAGGGATTTATGGCATTTCCTGCCGGCAAACGGTGGGTTTGCAGGCGGTTGACGAACGGGGCGGGCGGAAAAGGGCGGATGAAAAAGCGCGGTGTGATCCGCGCTTTGTTTTTTTACAAGGCGGCGAGTACCGCATCGCCCATTTCGGAGCAGGAAACGAGTTTCGTGCCTTCTTCGTAAATATCGCCGGTACGCAAGCCTTGTTGCAGCACTTTTTGTACAGCGTTTTCAACTTGTTGCGCGCGGGCTTCGTCGTTCAGGCTGTAACGAAGCAGCATGGCAAGTGAGAGGATGGTGGCCAGCGGGTTGGCTTTGTTTTGTCCGGCGATGTCGGGAGCGGAGCCGTGGGACGGTTCGTACAGGCCTTTGCCGTTTTCGTCCAAAGAAGCGGAAGGCAGCATACCGATGGAGCCGGTCAGCATGGAGGCTTCGTCGGAGAGGATGTCGCCGAAGATGTTGCCGGTGGCAATCACGTCGAATTGTTTGGGCGCGCGTACGAGCTGCATGGCGGCGTTGTCCACATACATATGGGAAAGCTCGACATCAGGGTATTCTTTGCCGATTTCTTCAAAGATTTCGCGCCACAGTTCGGTGGTTTCCAAAACGTTGGCCTTGCCGACGGAGCAGACTTTTTTGCTGCGTTTTTGGGCGGATTGGAAGGCGACGTGGGCGATGCGGCGGATTTCGCTTTCGCTGTATTTCATGGTGTTGTAGCCTTCGCGTTCGCCGTTTTCTAAAACACGGATGCCGCGCGGTTCGCCGAAATAAATATCGCCGGTGAGTTCGCGCACAATCAAAATATCCAAACCGGCAACGATTTCAGGCTTGAGCGTGGAGGCGTTGGCTAATTCGGGATAGAGGATAGCGGGGCGCAAATTGGCAAACAGGTTCAAATCCTTACGAATCGCCAACAAACCGCGCTCAGGGCGCAGCGGGCGGTCAAGATTGTCGTATTGCGGGCTGCCGACCGCGCCGAGCAGGACGGCATCGGCTTTGCGGCAGAGGTTTTGCGTGAATTCGGGATAAGGATGGCCGTATTCGTCATAGGCTTCGCCGCCCAATGGGGCGTATTCGTAGCTGACGTCCAAGCCTTGGGCGATAAGTTTGTCGAGTACGCGGACGGTTTCGGCGACGATTTCAGGGCCGATGCCGTCGCCGCGCAAGATAGCGATATGTTTGGTCATTTCGGGTTTCCTTATGGGAAGGTTTTAGGTGAAGGGCAGGCCGACAGTTTTTCAGACGGCCTTAAATTAATTTGCTCTGAAAACGCTGATTGTACCATTATGGTACTGGTAAAGCTGGGTAGAAATCGCGTAGGCAGAGTCTTCAAATGCCTGCAGGGCAATATTCGCCATCGCCTGCAAAGCCTCTTCATCGGACGGGCTGCAAACGAGCAGGGCGTTGCGTGCAAGGACTGTAAAAACAGGATTGGCAGGAAGCATAGGATCGTCTTTAAGTACTTCGTTCAAAAGCAAAATCAGGGAGGCATCATAGATGTTGTCTAAATGGATTTGGGTCAATGACCAACCTTCGGCATGATGAATTTGAACACGTCCATTCATCCGTTGGCGCAAATTATCGATGGCGGTATGATACAAGGCGTCTTCATCTTCAATACCGGCTTCTTTCATATGCTCACGATTGAGCGTATGCATGGATTCTTCCCTATCCACCATATAAAGCAACATGATATCGCCTGCAATCGGTTTGTATATAAAGTAATCGGCAGGTTCGGCTTCGTCCGTATTTGTAATCAGTCTGGCGTTTTCCAGATAAATCGTATTTTTAATTGTCGGAAGAATTTGTTGTGCTGAAACACTGGCATCAGCGTCCTGAATCTTATCGATAACCGCTAAATTGTCTGCAACAATAGCCTCCAAGGCCTCGGGATTTTGCAGATAACTTGTGTAATGGTTGCTCAAATATGTGCTGAACGATGCTTCATCGTCTTCGGAAAAATGGACGATGATCGGCGAAGACGCAATAGTTTCTCCCCAGTCGATTTTTGCCTCAAGATCCAATTCTTCTTGAATGCGACGGGCAAAGTATTCGACAAATTCCTGCCAAGTCATTAATTTAGGTTTGGAGCGGAACAACCTGCTGAAAAAAGACATATTGTGTCCTGAATAAGGGGATAAGGCCGTCTGAAAAATTATAGACGTTCGGTTTAAACACGGATTTTAAAAACAACTTTGCGTATGTTCGCCCTGTCGCCGACCAATGGGGCATGCCCATCATTCGGGAAAAATAGTGCAAATTCGCCGGGCTCCAAGGTTAACCAGGTTTCCGGCTCGCAGTCGAAAAACTCGATGTCGCGCTTTTCGTTGTAGCCTAAACCGTTTTTCAGACGGCCTCTGTCTATCCAGCCATACGTTTCGCTGCCATCAATCGGCGTTTGAATATCAATATGTTTTAAGTGCGCTTCAGGCTGAGCCTCGCCTTTAGTCCTCATCGGCTCACTGCCGATAAAAATACGGATATTGGGATTCTCGCATGGCACTTGGCCGTCGGGCAGTTTGGCAAAATCCAAGGTCTGCAACAGATGGAAGGCTTCGGCGAAGTCGGGATGCAAAGCAGCGTAGCGGGAGACATTGCTTATGGTGTCGGTAATCATGGTATATTTTTGTAGATTAAAGGCCGTCTGAAACACTTAAATTTTTCAGACGGCCTTTTGTATATCAACCGTTAAACAGCCAAGGCTGGTTTTGGCGGCGTTTTTCTTCAAAGGCGTGAATTTCGTCGGCGTGTTGCAGGGTCAGTCCGATTTCGTCCAAGCCGTTTAAGAGGCAGTGTTTGCGATGTTCGGTAATGTCGAATGTGAACGTTTCGCCGCTAGGGGTGGTCAGGGTTTGTCCGGCAAGGTCGATGGAGAGCTGATAGCCTTCGTTAGCTTCAACTTCTTTGAAAAGCTGGTCAACCTGTTCTTCTGTCAAAACGATAGGCAAAAGGCCGTTTTTGTAGCAGTTGTTGAAGAAGATGTCGGCGAAGCTGGGGGCGATGACGGCGCGGAAGCCGTAGTCGTCCAATGCCCAAGGGGCGTGTTCGCGCGAGGAGCCGCAACCGAAGTTTTTACGCGTCAACAGGATTTGCGCGCCTTGATAGCGTGGCTGGTTCAGCGAGAAATCGGGGTTCAACGGGCGTTTGCTGTTGTCCATGCCCGGTTCGCCGTGGTCGAGGTAACGCCATTCATCAAAGGCATTGGGGCCGAAGCCGCTGCGTTTGATTGATTTCAAAAATTGTTTGGGGATGATGGCGTCGGTATCGACGTTGCTGCGGTCGATCGGGGCGACGATGGCGGTGATTTTGGTAAAGGCTTTCATGGGTTTGTGTCTTGTGCTGACGATGCCGTCTGAAACGGTTTCAGACGGCATCGCGAATCGGTTATTCGGTGGCGTTTTCGATTTTTTCGCCGAGATGGGAAATACCGCGTCCAACGGCATTGCCGCCTTTTTTGACGGCTTCTTTGGTTTTGTCCCAGCCTTTTTCGACGGCGTTGCCTGTTTGTTCGGCGGCGCGTTCGGCGGCGGCCTGTGTTTTGTCAAGATTGCGGGCGGTGTCTTGTTTCGCGCCCTGCCAAGTGCCGGCGCAGGCGGACAAGGCGAGGGCGGACAGGGCGGTAATGAAAAGTTTGTTCATGCTTAAACTCCTTGGTTTGAATATTAAAGGTGTTTCTGCCTTACGGGACATATTTCAGACGACCTCGTCAAATTCTTAAAGGCCGTCTGAATATACTTACGCCATCGTGCGTATGTCGGTAAAGTGTCCGGTAACGGCGGCGGCGGCGGCCATAGCGGGGCTGACGAGGTGGGTGCGTCCGCCGTTGCCTTGACGGCCTTCAAAGTTACGGTTGGAAGTGGAGGCGCAACGTTGTCCCGGGGTCAGGCGGTCGGCATTCATGGCGAGGCACATAGAGCAGCCTGGTTCGCGCCATTCAAAACCGGCTTCGATGAAAATTTTGTCCAAGCCTTCTTTTTCGGCTTGTTCTTTGACCAAACCGGAGCCGGGGACGATTAACACGCGCTGTACGTTGGCGGCTTTTTTGCGGTCTTTGGCGATGGCGGCGGCTTCGCGCAAGTCTTCGATGCGGCTGTTGGTGCAAGAACCGATAAAGACGATATCGACAGGGATTTCGTTTAATGGTGTACCGGCTTCCAAGCCCATATATTCGAGGGCGCGTTCCATGCCGCTGCGTTTGACGGGATCGGTTTCTTCGGCAGGATTAGGCACTTTGCCGCTGATGTCCAAAACCATTTCGGGCGACGTGCCCCAAGTAACTTGCGGTTCGATGTCTTCGGCTTTGAAGTGGTATTCTTTATCGAATACGGCACCCTCGTCGGAAACCAGCGTGCGCCAGTATTCGACAGCTTTGTCCCACGCTTCGCCTTTAGGTGCGAAGGGTTTGCCTTTTACATAGTCGATGGTGGTTTGATCGACGGCAACCATACCGGAACGCGCTCCTGCCTCAATCGCCATATTGCATAAAGTCATGCGGCCTTCCATAGAAAGGCTGCGGATGGCTTCGCCGCCAAATTCGACGGCGTAACCCGTGCCGCCCGCCGTGCCGATTTGCCCGATGATGTAAAGTGCCACGTCTTTGGCGGTAACGCCCGCTTTTAATTTGCCGTCAACGGCAATCAGCATGGATTTGGATTTTTTCGCGGTAATACACTGGGTTGCCATGGTGTGCTCGACTTCGGAAGTGCCGATGCCGTGTGCCAACGCACCGAATGCACCGTGGGTAGAAGTGTGCGAGTCACCGCAGACAACGGTCATGCCGGGCAGGGTAGCACCTTGTTCCGGGCCCATAACGTGTACGATGCCTTGGCCTTTATCCATAAACGGAAAGTAGGCGAGTGCGCCAAACTCTTTAATGTTTTTGTCCAAAGTATCGACTTGCAGTTTGGAAATCGGGTCTTGGATGCCTTTGTCCCAATCGCCGGTCGGGGTGTTGTGGTCGGCGGTGGAGACGACGCTGTCGATGCGCCACAGCTTGCGCCCCGCCATTTTCAGGCCTTCAAACGCCTGCGGGCTGGTTACTTCGTGCACCAGGTGGCGGTCGATGTAAAGCAGGACAGTGCCGTCTTCTTCTTCGCGGACGACGTGGCTGTTCCAGAGTTTGTCGTAGAGGGTTTGTGCTGTCATGGTGTTGTTCTTTTGTGTGGGTAGTAATATAGGATGAAAATTCTAGACGGATTTTACATGTCATGCAACAAAATTTGTCTAATTTTTGAAGAAATGGAAAACTGAAAACAATTTGTATCTAAAAATTAGACATATTGTCTATTTGAAAGAACAGTTATATTCAAAGAAAGATTTGATATGAAAGAATACTTGTCGGGATTCTTTTAAAGGCATTATTATTTGTACCTTGTTAAAACCACGTCAGGCAGAGGAAAGATGAAATTACCGGTTATATCGTCCGAGCATTTGGCTCAACTGCAGGCATTTGAAGCGAAAATCCTGTGTAACCACGTAAAAATCGAAGCATGGTTCCGTTCGCAGTGGAATGTGCACCGCCCGCCGTTTTATGGTTCGGTCGACATCCGCAATGCCGGTTACAAAATTTCGTCTATCGATATGAATTTGTTTCCGGGCGGCTTCAATAATTTGAATCCCAACTTTATCCCGCTGGCGGCGGTTGCTGCGCAAGATGCGGTGCAGCGTGCCTGCGAAACGGCAAAATCCGTATTGATTATTCCTGAAAACCACACGCGCAATACGTTTTACCTGCAAAACGTTTACGCCCTCAGCGAGATTTTGCGCTCGGCAGGGTATGAAGTGCGCTTGGGCAGCCTGAATCCTGAGGTAACCGAGCCGACCGAGTTTGAAACCGCCTTGGGCGACAAAATCCTGTTGGAACCTTTATTGCGCACCCGCGAGCGCGTCCACCTTGCAGACGGTTTCTCGCCTTGTGTCGTCTTGTTGAACAACGACTTGTCTGCAGGTGTTCCCGACATTCTCAAAGACATCAGCCAAACCGTATTGCCTCCGTTGCACGGCGGTTGGACGACACGCCGCAAAACAGATCATTTCGGCGCGTATAACCAAGTTGCCGCCGAATTTGCCAAGCTGATTGACATCGACGAATGGCAGATTAACCCGTATTTTGAAAAAATCGGCGGTTTGGACTTCCAAGGGCGGGAAGGCGAAGATGCGTTGGCAGAAGCGGTAGAACGCGTATTGGCGAAAATCCAAGCCAAATACGACGAATCGGGCATTACCGATCAGCCTTTCGTGATTGTCAAAGCAGACGCAGGCACTTACGGCATGGGCGTGATGAGCGTCAAGTCCGCCGATGAAGTGCGCGGCTTGAACCGCAAAAACCGCAACAAAATGGCGAAAGTCAAAGAAGGCTTGGAAGTCAGCGAAGTGATTGTCCAAGAAGGAATTTATACCTATGAAACCTTAAACGGCGCGGTGTGCGAACCCGTCGTCTATATGATGGACCGCTTCGTCATCGGCGGCTTTTTCCGCGTACACGAAGGGCGCGGTGCGGATGAAAACCTCAACGCCGGCGGTATGGTGTTTGTGCCTCTGTCCAACAGCATCCCCACCGGCAACGGCGACAACTCCCAAGAAGCCCCCGAAGCCTGCAAGCGCGTATTCGAGCAATGGGATGCGCTGGGTATGCCGCGATCCGAAAAAGACTGCGATGTCGATAATGTCCACAACCGCCTCTACGTTTACGGCGTAATGGCGCGCCTGTCGCTTTTGGCGGCGTCCATCGAGTTGGAAGAAACGGCGTAAGACTGTTTTGAAATACAGATGCCGTCTGAAACGCCAATCCGCTTCAGACGGCATTTCGGATATTTGGCGTGTGGGAACATCTGTTTCAGACGGCATCTCAGACTATTTTAAAAAAGGGAAAACATGAGCATCAAGCAATGGCCGGAAGGCGAAAGGCCCAGGGAAAAGCTGTTGGAACGCGGGGCGGCGGCTTTGAGTGATGCCGAGCTTTTGGCAATCCTTTTACGCGTCGGGACGCGCGGAATGAGCGCGGTCGATTTGGCGCGCTACCTGTTGCAGGAGTTCGGCAGTTTGGGGAAGCTGATGAGCGCGGAGGTCGGCAAACTGTCGGCATACAAAGGAATGGGGACGGCAAGTTTCACACAGTTTGCCGTAGTCAGGGAAATCGGACGCAGGATACTGGCCGAAGAATTGCAGGAGAGCATCGTCCTGTCCGATCCGGATACGGTGGCCGATTATTTACGCTTTCATTTGGGACAGGAAAAAGTCGAAGTCAGCGTCGTGCTGCTGTTGAACCGCCAAAACCAACTGATTGCGGTCAGGGAGCTGTCGCGCGGTACGGTTGCGGAAAACACGATTTACATCCGCGAAATCGTCAAACTGGCATTGGACGAATATGCCGACAGCCTGATTATCGCGCATAACCATCCGGGCGGCTCGCCCGAACCTTCGCAGGAAGACATCATGTTCACAAGGCGGCTGGCACAGGCCATGTCGCTGGTTGATGTTTCCCTGCTCGACCATTTTATCGTAACGGTGCAAACCGTCCGTTCGTTCAGGCAGCTCGGACTGATGCCCTGACACTCTGTTTTACATGCGGCGGCTCTGATAAAATAGCCGCTTCAACCGTATTCGACAGATATCGTTAAGTTAATGGAAACACAAAACAAACCTACCGTTACCGACATTGACCGCCCCATACTCGTCCCGCCCGGCGGACATAAAAAAGTCTTGCTGCATTCCTGCTGCGCCCCGTGCAGCGGCGAAGTGATGGAGGCGATGCTTGCCTCCGGCATCGACTACACCATTTATTTTTACAATCCCAATATCCATCCGCACAAAGAATATATGCTCCGAAAAGAGGAAAACGTGCGTTTTGCGGAAAAATTCGGCATCCCTTTCATCGACAAAGACGACGATTACGAAAACGACCGCAAAGAATGGTTTGCCAAAGCCAAAGGTATGGAATTCGAACCTGAGCGCGGCATCCGCTGCACCATGTGTTTCGATATGCGTTTTGAAAAGGCGGCGCAATACGCGCATGAACACGGGTTCCCCGTCTTCACCAGCTCGCTGGGCATTTCCCGTTGGAAAAACATGAACCAGATTAACGACTGCGGCCGCCGCGCCGCCGCGCCTTACGATGATGTGGTGTATTGGGATTTCAACTGGCGCAAAGGCGGCGGCAGCGCGCGCATGATCGAAATCAGCAAACGCGAAAACTTCTACCAGCAGGAATATTGCGGCTGCGCCTATTCCTTGCGCGATTCCAACGCCCACCGCAAATCGCAGGGACGCATCCCCATCAAACTCGGCGTGCTGTATTACGGCGACGAATCGACACAATACGAACCTGCACCCATTCGGGTGGACAAATAAACACCCGATGCCGTCTGAAGGTTCAGACGGCATCGGGTTCGGCATCGGCACGGGGAAAGGTTTGTCGGTTTGGCAATCGGCAAGCGGAAACCGCATTGACAAGTTTGCCGTTTTGATATGGTGGATTAAATTTAAATCAGGACAAGGCGACGAAGCCGCAGACAGTACAGATAGTACGGCAAGGCGAGGCAACGCTGTACTGGTTTAAATTTAATCCACTATAAAACACCCCGTTGCCGCGTCGGGAGGGCGGCATCATGAAATCCCTTTTTATTTGGCTGCTTCTGTTGGGCTCGGCAGCAGGCGTTTTCTACCATACCCAAAACCAATCCCTGCCCGTGGGGGAACTTGTCTATCCGTCTGCACCGCAAATCAGGGGAGAGGGCGATGCGTTGCACTACCTCAACCTCATCCGCACACAAATCGGTTTGCACGCGCTGGCACACGCGCCGGTTTTGGAAAATTCCGCCCGCAGGCACGCACGCTACCTCACGCTCAATCCCGAAGACGGACACGGAGAATATCATCCCGACAATCCGCACTACACCGCACAAAAGCTGACCGAACGCACACGCCTTGCCGGGTATCTCTACAACGGCGTGCATGAAAACATCAGCACGGAAGAGGAAGCCGCCGAATCGTCCGACAGCGACATCCGCACGCAGCAACGCCAGGTTGACGGATTGATGAGCGCAATCTACCACCGCCTTTCCCTGCTTGACCGCCATACGGATGAGGCAGGAGCGGCATTTGTGCGCGAAAACGGTAAAACCGTCGTCGTATTCAATCAGGGCAACGGCAGGTTTGAGCGGCATTGCGCCCAAGGCAGAAATCAGCCTGAAGCGGGACGGCACTATTACCGCAACGCCTGCCACAACGGTGCGGTCGTGTACACCGACGAAGTCATGCCCGCAACGGAATTGCTTTATACCTCCTATCCGGTCGGCAGCGGCGCGCTGCCTTATTTTTACGGGGAGCGTCCCAACCCTATGCCGGGATATGAAATGACGGGAAATCCTGTCAGCATTGATTTTTCTGAGGTGGCAGGCAAAATTGTGATGAAAAGTTTCAAGCTGTATCGGGGTAAAAATGAAATCCGTCCCGTCAAAGTTTTAACCGCCGGCAACGACCCCAACGGCAGGCTGACCGCGTACCAATTCGCCCTTTTCCCGCTCAAGCCTTTGGAATACGGTACGCTTTATACGGCGGTATTCGACTATGTCCGCAACGGACGGCGCGCGCAGGCGAAATGGCAGTTTAAAACCCGAAAACCCGATTACCCTTATTTTGAGGTAAACGGCGGCGAGACGCTTGCGGTTAGAAAAGGCGAAAAATATTTCATCCACTGGCGCGGACGCTGGTGTTTGGACGCGTGTACCCGTTATACCTACCGGCAGCGGCTCGGCAGCCGCCTGTCCATAGGAAGGCACGAGGCGGGCGGCATCGTCTTCAGCGTTGGCGGAATGACGGGCAGCCGTATCGCGCTTGCCCCAGAAGACAGCCCGGGACGCGGCGTTACCCTTTATTTACAGGATTGAATACATGACAGGCAG
Above is a window of Neisseria sp. Marseille-Q6792 DNA encoding:
- a CDS encoding DUF1444 domain-containing protein; this translates as MSFFSRLFRSKPKLMTWQEFVEYFARRIQEELDLEAKIDWGETIASSPIIVHFSEDDEASFSTYLSNHYTSYLQNPEALEAIVADNLAVIDKIQDADASVSAQQILPTIKNTIYLENARLITNTDEAEPADYFIYKPIAGDIMLLYMVDREESMHTLNREHMKEAGIEDEDALYHTAIDNLRQRMNGRVQIHHAEGWSLTQIHLDNIYDASLILLLNEVLKDDPMLPANPVFTVLARNALLVCSPSDEEALQAMANIALQAFEDSAYAISTQLYQYHNGTISVFRAN
- a CDS encoding CAP domain-containing protein, whose product is MKSLFIWLLLLGSAAGVFYHTQNQSLPVGELVYPSAPQIRGEGDALHYLNLIRTQIGLHALAHAPVLENSARRHARYLTLNPEDGHGEYHPDNPHYTAQKLTERTRLAGYLYNGVHENISTEEEAAESSDSDIRTQQRQVDGLMSAIYHRLSLLDRHTDEAGAAFVRENGKTVVVFNQGNGRFERHCAQGRNQPEAGRHYYRNACHNGAVVYTDEVMPATELLYTSYPVGSGALPYFYGERPNPMPGYEMTGNPVSIDFSEVAGKIVMKSFKLYRGKNEIRPVKVLTAGNDPNGRLTAYQFALFPLKPLEYGTLYTAVFDYVRNGRRAQAKWQFKTRKPDYPYFEVNGGETLAVRKGEKYFIHWRGRWCLDACTRYTYRQRLGSRLSIGRHEAGGIVFSVGGMTGSRIALAPEDSPGRGVTLYLQD
- the leuC gene encoding 3-isopropylmalate dehydratase large subunit — translated: MTAQTLYDKLWNSHVVREEEDGTVLLYIDRHLVHEVTSPQAFEGLKMAGRKLWRIDSVVSTADHNTPTGDWDKGIQDPISKLQVDTLDKNIKEFGALAYFPFMDKGQGIVHVMGPEQGATLPGMTVVCGDSHTSTHGAFGALAHGIGTSEVEHTMATQCITAKKSKSMLIAVDGKLKAGVTAKDVALYIIGQIGTAGGTGYAVEFGGEAIRSLSMEGRMTLCNMAIEAGARSGMVAVDQTTIDYVKGKPFAPKGEAWDKAVEYWRTLVSDEGAVFDKEYHFKAEDIEPQVTWGTSPEMVLDISGKVPNPAEETDPVKRSGMERALEYMGLEAGTPLNEIPVDIVFIGSCTNSRIEDLREAAAIAKDRKKAANVQRVLIVPGSGLVKEQAEKEGLDKIFIEAGFEWREPGCSMCLAMNADRLTPGQRCASTSNRNFEGRQGNGGRTHLVSPAMAAAAAVTGHFTDIRTMA
- the gshA gene encoding glutamate--cysteine ligase, encoding MKLPVISSEHLAQLQAFEAKILCNHVKIEAWFRSQWNVHRPPFYGSVDIRNAGYKISSIDMNLFPGGFNNLNPNFIPLAAVAAQDAVQRACETAKSVLIIPENHTRNTFYLQNVYALSEILRSAGYEVRLGSLNPEVTEPTEFETALGDKILLEPLLRTRERVHLADGFSPCVVLLNNDLSAGVPDILKDISQTVLPPLHGGWTTRRKTDHFGAYNQVAAEFAKLIDIDEWQINPYFEKIGGLDFQGREGEDALAEAVERVLAKIQAKYDESGITDQPFVIVKADAGTYGMGVMSVKSADEVRGLNRKNRNKMAKVKEGLEVSEVIVQEGIYTYETLNGAVCEPVVYMMDRFVIGGFFRVHEGRGADENLNAGGMVFVPLSNSIPTGNGDNSQEAPEACKRVFEQWDALGMPRSEKDCDVDNVHNRLYVYGVMARLSLLAASIELEETA
- a CDS encoding YceI family protein, with product MKKIIIAALAAAAIGTTSAATYKVDEYHANARFAIDHFNTSTNVGGFYGLTGSVEFDQAKRDGKIDITIPVANLQSGSQHFTDHLKSADIFDAAQYPNIRFVSTKFNFNGKKLVSVDGNLTMHGKTAPVKLKAEKFNCYQSPMLKTEVCGGDFSTTIDRTQWGVDYLVNVGMTKSVRIDIQIEAAKQ
- the leuB gene encoding 3-isopropylmalate dehydrogenase yields the protein MTKHIAILRGDGIGPEIVAETVRVLDKLIAQGLDVSYEYAPLGGEAYDEYGHPYPEFTQNLCRKADAVLLGAVGSPQYDNLDRPLRPERGLLAIRKDLNLFANLRPAILYPELANASTLKPEIVAGLDILIVRELTGDIYFGEPRGIRVLENGEREGYNTMKYSESEIRRIAHVAFQSAQKRSKKVCSVGKANVLETTELWREIFEEIGKEYPDVELSHMYVDNAAMQLVRAPKQFDVIATGNIFGDILSDEASMLTGSIGMLPSASLDENGKGLYEPSHGSAPDIAGQNKANPLATILSLAMLLRYSLNDEARAQQVENAVQKVLQQGLRTGDIYEEGTKLVSCSEMGDAVLAAL
- the leuD gene encoding 3-isopropylmalate dehydratase small subunit; translation: MKAFTKITAIVAPIDRSNVDTDAIIPKQFLKSIKRSGFGPNAFDEWRYLDHGEPGMDNSKRPLNPDFSLNQPRYQGAQILLTRKNFGCGSSREHAPWALDDYGFRAVIAPSFADIFFNNCYKNGLLPIVLTEEQVDQLFKEVEANEGYQLSIDLAGQTLTTPSGETFTFDITEHRKHCLLNGLDEIGLTLQHADEIHAFEEKRRQNQPWLFNG
- a CDS encoding epoxyqueuosine reductase QueH, which encodes METQNKPTVTDIDRPILVPPGGHKKVLLHSCCAPCSGEVMEAMLASGIDYTIYFYNPNIHPHKEYMLRKEENVRFAEKFGIPFIDKDDDYENDRKEWFAKAKGMEFEPERGIRCTMCFDMRFEKAAQYAHEHGFPVFTSSLGISRWKNMNQINDCGRRAAAPYDDVVYWDFNWRKGGGSARMIEISKRENFYQQEYCGCAYSLRDSNAHRKSQGRIPIKLGVLYYGDESTQYEPAPIRVDK
- the radC gene encoding DNA repair protein RadC — its product is MSIKQWPEGERPREKLLERGAAALSDAELLAILLRVGTRGMSAVDLARYLLQEFGSLGKLMSAEVGKLSAYKGMGTASFTQFAVVREIGRRILAEELQESIVLSDPDTVADYLRFHLGQEKVEVSVVLLLNRQNQLIAVRELSRGTVAENTIYIREIVKLALDEYADSLIIAHNHPGGSPEPSQEDIMFTRRLAQAMSLVDVSLLDHFIVTVQTVRSFRQLGLMP
- a CDS encoding YhcH/YjgK/YiaL family protein, which gives rise to MITDTISNVSRYAALHPDFAEAFHLLQTLDFAKLPDGQVPCENPNIRIFIGSEPMRTKGEAQPEAHLKHIDIQTPIDGSETYGWIDRGRLKNGLGYNEKRDIEFFDCEPETWLTLEPGEFALFFPNDGHAPLVGDRANIRKVVFKIRV